Genomic window (Nicotiana sylvestris chromosome 7, ASM39365v2, whole genome shotgun sequence):
agatggtgaggacacgcacgacTGATGTTCTAGACACGGGCGGAGCTGctccccccgttgctagaggccgggggagggcactgGCCCGAGCTAGGGTACGAGGGCATCCCAAAGTTATCCCAGtagtaccaccagcagatcccgcgggagatcctatcatcgaggagcagagcgaggtgcccgcagctgagcccACCCCTGCGAACTTCATGACAGCACTGGaattccaggaggtcatgggctgtatactgcggttcatggattctatgactcatGGTAGTTTATTTCCAACAGATCCAACTATATCacaggcaggagggggagcacagacccctacttcTTAGGCTCCTGGTTATGCAGCTACAGTGTATCAGACTCTGGGTGCACTACCCGTAGACGGGGCTCCGCTAGTTGCTGCAGTGGCACCCCAGCCCAGACCAGCTGCGGATGGCGATCCGCAGAAGTTATTGTATAGGTGGACTAGGCTTCACCCTCTGGTCTTCGGGGgcgagcgtcatgaggatgcccaagacttcatagataggtgcagggacagactgcataacatgaggatattggagtcgcatagagttgacttcactacttttcggCTTGAGGGCAgtgcccgtagatggtggcagtcctatgttcTAGGCAGGCCAACAGGTTCTCCTCCCCTCACTCGGGGTCAATTTGCACAGTTGTTCTTGGATAGGTacattccaccctctgagagggaagagctacgGTATCAGCTTGAGCATCTTGAGCATGGTCAGATGtctgtgaccgattatgaggcgaggttttctgagttgtctcgccatgcactcatgatacttcccacagATGCAGAGAGAGTGCAGAGATTTGTTGCGGGGTTGCACCCCGGTATTCGATCTGGCATGGCCCaagaggtggagatgggtacagagtatcagctagtggtagagattgctcaCAGGATTGAGGGATATCaccagaggggtagagagcagatgcagcaTAATAAAAGGGCTCAATTCtccggagagttcagaggtgccccggctaggggtagaggtcagtttgggaggggttagcccagcaggcccccatattcagcaccaccgcCTGCACGAGGTGCTCCAGCGCATCCTTATTTTAGCGCTATGCCAGAGAGCTCGTATCGcccgccagctattcagggtttcTCCGAGGGGTATTCAGGTCCTTAGGGCTATTCTGATTCTTATTTCAGTGCTATACCGGAGAGTTCATACTGTCCACCGGCTATTCAGGCTTCTTCCAGTGGGTCTACAGTCCATCAGGGTTAGCCATCAGGACAGCAGGCCGCCGCACCGCGGGGTTGTTTCGAGTGCGGAAATCTTGGTCATATGAGGAGGTACAACCCcaggcttcggggcaaggcagtacagtagggtcagcagcctatgatttcagcactGGCTACCCCGTCACCCAGAGGTGGAGGGCAGACTGgtaggggccgtcctagaggtggaggccaggcagggagaggtcagccagctatttctcagtcaggtggaggccagccagccggcgctccagccagattctacgCCCTTTCGGTCATGatagatgcattggcctcagataccgtcatcacaggtattatctccgtcggtggtagagatgcttcgatattatttgacccagggtctacttattcttatgtatcatctatatttgctcatttcctggttatttctcctgagcctttgggcactcctattcatgtgtccactcttgtAGGTGATTCTGTAGTGGTGTATCAGATCTACTagtcctgtgtggtcacattctatgGTTTTGAGACTAGTGCAGATCTCCTGTTGCTtaatatgatcgactttgagatcatcctgggcatggattggttgtccccataTCACGCTGTCTAGGATtaccatgccaagactgtttcaTTAGTGATGCCAAGGTTCCCGAGgttagagtggaagggttccgCAGTAGATACATCTAGTAGGGTTATTTCTTtcatgaaggctcgacatatggttgagaaggggtgtttggcttatctagcttatgttcgggacaccaccgtagagtccccgacgattgattcagttccggtggttcgagagtttgccgatgtgtttccttctgatcttcctgaCATTCCACctgatcgtgatattgatttttgcattgatttggctccaggcacccagcctgtatctatcccaccgtaccgtatggctccgaaggagttgaaggagcagcttgaggagttgttagcaaaggggtttgttagacccagtgtatcGTCTTGGGGTGCAcccgtgttatttgtgaagaagaaggatgagactatgcggatgtgcattgattaccgccagttgaacaaagtcaccatcaagaacaagtatctgttgcctcgtatcgatgatttgttcgaccagttgcagggtgctagggtgttctccaagattgacttgaggtcagggtatcatcagatgaagattcgggactcagatgttccAAAGACTGCATTCCgaactagatatggccattatgagttcctggtgatgtcctttggcttgactaatgccccaacaacattcatggacttgatgaacagggtattcaggccttacattgattcatttgtcatcgtCATCATtaacgacatcttgatatacacTTGTAGCTTGGGGGAGCACGAACAACATTTgagggtagtgcttcagaccttgtgagagcagaagctatatgctaagttctccgaGTGCGTGTTCTGGCTAGAGTCAGTggaattcttggggcatattgtgtcaggagagggtattaaggtggaccccaagaagattgaggcagttcagagttggccacgtcctacttcggtgaccgagattaggagtttcctagggttagcaaattattacagacgattcgggcagggcttttcatctactgcatcacctctgactagattgacccagaagggtgctcttttCCATTGGTCTGATGattatgaggcgagctttcagaagcttaagacaaccTTGACTACAACActagttcttgtgttgccttccggttcagggatgtatatggtatattgtgACGCTTCGCACAttggattgggatgtgtattgatgcaggaggggagagttattgcctatgcttcgcgccagctaaaggttcatgagaagaattatcctgtgcacgaCCTAGAGTTGGCCGCGatcgttcatgctcttaagatatggaggcattatctgtatgaggtctcatgtgaggtttatacggaTCATCtcagcttgcagcatttgttcaaataaagggatcttaatttgaggcagcgcatgTGGCTTGAggtactgaaggattatgacatcaccatttttTATCATCCGAGCAAGGCtaatgtggtcgcggatgccttaagcaggaagacagagagtatgggtagcttggcattcattctagcggaggagaggccactagctttggacattcagtccttggctaatagacttgtgagttggacatttcagagcccagctGAGTTCTTGCGTGTgtggttgctcagtcttcattattggggcagatcaaggcccgacaGTTCGATGATCTACATTTGGCGGTTCTCAAAAAGACGGTGCTTCAgggaggtgccaaggaggtttctattggcgaggatggtgttttgcgactccagggtcatttatgtgtccctaatgttgatggtctgagggagaggattctagagaaGGCATACAGTTCACGATATTCCATTCACCCGGGAGCTACGAAGATGTATTtcgacttgaggcagcattattggtgttgaaggatgaagaaagacatagtagaATATGTGGCTAAGTGTTTGAATTgacagcaggtcaagtatgaacaccagaggccgGGTGACCTACTTTAGCAGATGCATATACCAGAATagaagtgggagcgcatcaccatggatttcgtagttgggttgacgcggactttgcggaagtttgattCAGTATGGATCATTGTTGtaaggttgaccaagtcggcccaCTTTATTCCAGTGGCAACTACTTATACAACAGAGAGGtatgctcagatttacattcgggagatagtccagttgcacggtgtgcctgtttccatcatatcagacagaggccctcagttcacttcccatttctggagggatgttcagagtgagttggggacacGTTTAGAGCTcagcacaacattccatcctcagacctatag
Coding sequences:
- the LOC138873317 gene encoding uncharacterized protein, whose amino-acid sequence is MRILESHRVDFTTFRLEGSARRWWQSYVLGRPTGSPPLTRGQFAQLFLDRYIPPSEREELRYQLEHLEHGQMSVTDYEARFSELSRHALMILPTDAERVQRFVAGLHPGIRSGMAQEVEMGTEYQLVVEIAHRIEGYHQRGREQMQHNKRAQFSGEFRGAPARGRVLYRRVHTVHRLFRLLPVGLQSIRDYHAKTVSLVMPRFPRLEWKGSAVDTSSRVISFMKARHMVEKGCLAYLAYVRDTTVESPTIDSVPVVREFADVFPSDLPDIPPDRDIDFCIDLAPGTQPVSIPPYRMAPKELKEQLEELLAKGFVRPSVSSWGAPVLFVKKKDETMRMDLNLRQRMWLEVLKDYDITIFYHPSKANVVADALSRKTESMGSLAFILAEERPLALDIQSLANRLIKARQFDDLHLAVLKKTVLQGGAKEVSIGEDGVLRLQGHLCVPNVDGLRERILEKAYSSRYSIHPGATKMYFDLRQHYWC